In Desulfobotulus pelophilus, a single genomic region encodes these proteins:
- a CDS encoding acyl-[acyl-carrier-protein] thioesterase has translation MNKEDMNAVFTQTGRVPYSHVGLDGCLKPVSVLNLCQDIASRHAFALGVSALHVAAQDKIWVVNRYHFDFYRFPAWDEVFTLRSWRAPLRRLYEIRRFELFDEKGQLLMGSTCAWVLVDKNTGKPVRLSRAMPPELCENDGSIPFDSDEIPLPPDRAQAMDFTVLQEDMDYNRHANNAAYLKWALEALSPSELFPCRIRKLAIRYHHDIGPPRSVRVHTSREDTGDGLRCVQAIRAADTEEMLTGIQMDLSL, from the coding sequence TGGGGCTGGATGGATGTCTGAAGCCGGTGTCGGTGCTGAACCTCTGCCAGGATATTGCCAGCCGTCATGCCTTTGCTCTGGGTGTTTCGGCTCTGCATGTGGCAGCCCAGGACAAAATATGGGTGGTGAACAGATATCACTTTGATTTTTATCGATTCCCCGCATGGGATGAGGTGTTTACCCTGCGGTCGTGGCGGGCGCCTCTCCGCAGGCTCTATGAGATCCGCCGCTTTGAATTGTTTGATGAAAAGGGTCAGCTCCTTATGGGAAGTACCTGTGCCTGGGTGCTGGTGGATAAAAATACGGGGAAGCCGGTACGGCTGTCGAGGGCCATGCCTCCGGAACTCTGCGAGAATGACGGAAGCATTCCTTTTGATTCTGATGAGATACCTCTGCCACCGGATAGGGCTCAGGCCATGGATTTTACAGTACTTCAGGAAGATATGGACTACAACCGCCATGCCAATAATGCTGCCTACCTCAAGTGGGCGCTGGAAGCCCTTTCGCCATCGGAGCTTTTTCCCTGCCGCATCAGAAAGCTTGCTATCCGATACCACCATGATATCGGCCCTCCCCGCAGCGTCAGGGTACACACGTCAAGGGAAGATACAGGAGATGGGCTGCGCTGTGTGCAGGCCATCCGTGCGGCGGATACGGAGGAGATGCTGACGGGTATCCAGATGGATCTCAGCCTTTGA